The following nucleotide sequence is from Peribacillus sp. ACCC06369.
CTTCATGTTTTGGCAGCAACATTTTACTCTTGATGGCAAGCAGTGTTGCAGCCATCACCAGATATTCACTGGCCACATCCAATTCCAGGTGCTGCATCGTATGGATGTACCCAAGGTATTGATCTGTAATATCAGCCATCGGAATATCGTAGATGTCTATTTCCAGGCGATTAATCAAATGCAGGAGTAAATCCATCGGACCTTCGAAAGCGTCAATTTTTATATTATAACCCATTAAATTACCCCATTTAAATCTAATTGGCCTATAATAGGCCTATTTCTTTCACTAATCAAGTATAGTGGATTGCCGCCCTTTATCCAATAATAATAATTTCCAGACCTTAGAAAAGTTCTTAAAAGGGATTTGCGATAAATGGGTCGATGCCCAATCACATTCTAAAATCCAACATAACCTAGAAATGTAAGAATAGCAGAACAAAGGAGGTACTCATTATGGGTGCAGGTGGTTTTGGAAACGGCGGCGGATTCGCGTTTATCGTAGTATTGTTCATTTTATTAGTTATCGTCGGTGCTTCTTGGTGTTAATGGAAGACTGATGAATCAAGCTGATTGCCTTGCAATCGGCTTTCTTTATTTTCCAAGAAAAAATTCTATGCTAAACTTAGAGGGTATACATGGCGGGTGTTAAGCTATGGAAAAGGCTTTTTTCCTTACTTAGAGATTCCATCAAACAAAAGGGGTGCTCCTATTGAATTACGCGGAAGACTACCTTTCTTTCCTTGTCCATTTCCATGGGACAAGGGATTACTTCGAATGTC
It contains:
- a CDS encoding YjcZ family sporulation protein; amino-acid sequence: MGAGGFGNGGGFAFIVVLFILLVIVGASWC